A part of Citrifermentans bremense genomic DNA contains:
- a CDS encoding WD40 repeat domain-containing protein, producing MKYIAVYGSLFFLLVSGTACDKTPANSSQSAFNDKSAKLAVAPEGYELGEKYFSPDGRHVAMLASKAGQSFVILDSEINGGYAAINDQLFSKYRGDFAFVATEGNKQRVIANGKAGKAFDGIGRPFFTPDGRIIYDAKAGGKWLIVAGDRESAPFDSANPTPILSDDGKRLAYTEQNGATRKIFLRLCSSDLSGCASRGDYDAVGELAADASRTRLCYTVTKDGKNAVVTVDLKQPGLTEKPGGWYDEILAAKLSEGGEHLAYLARRGKSTVLVKDGAEMPVSPVETVFDLVVAKNGRTLYTAMLKEKVAAFVDGKQAEKVYDEISGVSFSPDGTLHAYAATSGQNAFVVVNGVEGPKYDKVVSPRFTPDGSRLVYRARKAGERFAVTADPKGQTIKEHPHYEAVWDLAFSPDGKSVGYGVKIGQEFWWKVEKL from the coding sequence ATGAAATACATTGCAGTTTACGGCTCCCTATTCTTCCTGCTGGTTTCTGGAACCGCCTGCGACAAGACCCCTGCCAACTCCTCACAATCAGCATTCAACGACAAATCGGCAAAGCTGGCTGTGGCGCCGGAAGGTTATGAACTGGGCGAAAAGTACTTCAGCCCGGACGGCCGGCACGTTGCCATGCTGGCGAGCAAGGCCGGCCAATCCTTCGTCATCCTGGATTCCGAGATAAACGGCGGCTATGCAGCAATAAACGATCAGTTGTTCAGCAAGTACCGGGGCGATTTCGCTTTCGTCGCTACCGAGGGTAATAAGCAGCGCGTGATCGCCAACGGGAAGGCCGGCAAGGCCTTTGACGGCATAGGAAGGCCTTTTTTCACCCCTGACGGGCGGATCATCTACGATGCGAAGGCGGGAGGGAAATGGTTGATCGTGGCCGGAGACCGGGAGAGCGCTCCCTTTGACTCCGCCAATCCGACCCCGATTCTCAGCGACGACGGCAAGAGGCTCGCATACACCGAACAAAACGGCGCCACCAGGAAAATCTTTCTGCGGCTTTGCTCTAGCGATCTTTCTGGCTGCGCCAGCAGGGGAGACTATGACGCTGTCGGCGAACTGGCCGCTGATGCCTCCCGTACGCGTCTTTGCTACACCGTCACCAAGGACGGCAAAAATGCGGTGGTCACCGTTGACTTGAAGCAGCCTGGCCTGACTGAGAAACCGGGGGGGTGGTACGACGAGATACTGGCGGCCAAACTCTCGGAAGGGGGGGAGCACCTGGCCTACCTGGCGCGGAGAGGCAAAAGCACCGTATTGGTCAAGGACGGCGCGGAAATGCCGGTAAGCCCTGTCGAAACGGTATTCGATCTGGTAGTCGCAAAGAACGGCCGTACCCTCTACACAGCCATGCTGAAGGAGAAGGTCGCGGCCTTTGTCGACGGCAAGCAGGCCGAAAAAGTCTATGACGAGATCAGCGGGGTTAGCTTCAGCCCGGACGGAACCCTCCATGCTTATGCTGCCACGAGCGGCCAGAATGCATTCGTAGTTGTCAATGGAGTGGAGGGGCCGAAGTACGACAAGGTCGTCTCGCCGCGGTTTACCCCCGACGGCAGCCGGCTTGTCTACCGCGCCCGCAAGGCCGGGGAGCGTTTCGCTGTCACCGCAGACCCAAAAGGGCAGACCATCAAGGAACATCCGCATTACGAGGCGGTTTGGGATCTTGCCTTCTCACCCGACGGCAAATCGGTCGGCTACGGGGTCAAGATAGGCCAGGAATTTTGGTGGAAGGTTGAGAAACTGTGA
- a CDS encoding B12-binding domain-containing radical SAM protein gives MKLCIIFPPLPFGWTPVAPPILEYLAALTRKADPSIEIQLISGSATPDAFDKLDCDLAAISILTPTSVPGYRIADSLRARGIKVVFGGMHASAMPEEAKEHGDAVVIGEAESAWPQVLKDFRAGTLQPFYRGEQVELSDLPTPLYGTLGGGHQFRIVNTSRGCPFNCTFCSVKPFFGGKIRFRPIEHVVRDVAAIPEKMYINGDENIWWPGTANMQRAIDLFTALRGTGKKWMGFGSLGPVLAPLGSKMLNAARDCGMLTVWVGWDAMTDEGLKAYAANGKIGVDRERAVRTLRDHGIDVSLFYMLGSRDDSLDDFKRSIELADRLGVSMHPSLVVPYPGTELARQYEPYIFKELGWEYYNGSYAVFEHPDPAMTPEAREEQFYESSLELLSLPRVLRHMFKVPLRGFPYAHVLSLMNQLPVRKGMKIAYRKWREEKGLVRDKQVLERG, from the coding sequence ATGAAACTTTGCATCATCTTCCCCCCCCTGCCCTTTGGCTGGACCCCGGTGGCCCCCCCGATCCTCGAGTACCTGGCCGCCCTGACCAGGAAGGCCGACCCCTCGATCGAGATCCAGCTCATAAGCGGGAGCGCGACGCCGGACGCCTTCGACAAACTCGACTGCGACCTGGCGGCGATCAGCATCCTCACCCCGACCTCGGTCCCCGGGTACCGGATCGCGGACAGCCTGAGGGCGCGCGGCATCAAGGTCGTTTTCGGGGGGATGCACGCCTCGGCCATGCCCGAGGAGGCCAAGGAACACGGCGACGCAGTGGTCATCGGCGAGGCCGAGAGCGCCTGGCCGCAGGTGCTCAAGGACTTCCGCGCCGGGACCCTGCAGCCCTTCTACCGCGGCGAACAGGTCGAGCTCTCCGATCTGCCGACCCCTCTCTACGGGACCCTCGGGGGGGGGCACCAGTTCCGTATCGTGAACACCTCGCGCGGCTGCCCCTTCAACTGCACCTTCTGCTCGGTGAAGCCGTTCTTCGGAGGGAAGATCCGCTTCCGCCCGATCGAGCACGTGGTGCGCGACGTGGCGGCGATACCCGAGAAGATGTACATAAACGGGGACGAGAACATCTGGTGGCCCGGCACGGCGAACATGCAGCGCGCCATCGACCTCTTCACCGCACTCAGGGGGACCGGGAAAAAGTGGATGGGGTTCGGCAGCCTGGGCCCCGTTCTCGCCCCCCTGGGGTCGAAGATGCTCAACGCCGCGCGTGACTGCGGCATGCTCACCGTGTGGGTCGGGTGGGACGCCATGACCGACGAGGGGCTCAAGGCCTACGCGGCCAACGGCAAGATCGGCGTGGACCGGGAGCGGGCGGTGCGCACGCTCAGGGACCACGGCATCGACGTGTCGCTTTTCTACATGCTCGGCAGCAGGGACGATTCCCTCGACGACTTCAAACGCTCCATCGAACTCGCGGACCGGCTCGGGGTCTCCATGCACCCTTCGCTGGTGGTCCCCTACCCCGGGACCGAACTCGCCCGCCAGTACGAGCCTTACATCTTCAAGGAACTGGGATGGGAGTACTACAACGGCTCCTACGCCGTTTTCGAGCACCCGGATCCTGCCATGACCCCGGAGGCCCGCGAGGAGCAGTTCTACGAAAGCTCGCTCGAACTGCTGAGCCTGCCGCGCGTGCTGCGCCACATGTTCAAGGTGCCGCTGCGCGGCTTCCCCTACGCCCACGTGCTTTCCCTCATGAACCAGCTTCCGGTCAGAAAGGGGATGAAGATCGCCTACCGCAAGTGGCGGGAAGAGAAGGGGCTGGTGCGGGATAAGCAGGTGCTGGAGCGGGGGTAG
- a CDS encoding CxxxxCH/CxxCH domain-containing protein, with amino-acid sequence MGKVIVKNIKGMGWGARACLVALFTILATVLCLQMREAKDAQAAVAVQTQWAILGTGTTSTLPTMTLPKGAGNNRLLVVKVVAEYGSAITTFTPTVSYGGQALTKIVATDTSSRMKVWFGYLNEAKIAAATGTTPSITVTWNSTPSAGVGLSAAFYSNVNQATPTTGSRAVASDTSATTPTSGTINVTAGGTAIYGSNLNGALAASLPTGYTEHFDTPNGSLYQDAVGSKPITASGTENPRPTWTSARYGFAVIGLNPATTTLGNGTAGSSANVAPGAAAQKLDGFSLVTGSAATTDSVTGLTVTTTNGSAIASLSIQNEAGTTTYFTAVNNPGSDTWNFSGGTPIPVTNTSANYKIVATYKSRAAGAPAGLTATTARVTTITSGNVFAGSDTADTTLTLSNVHAPSTWGSNSVGNASVTLNWSYGTAGQSVIIVRYTASSDTTKPVDGTTYATGNPLGSGTVRYVGNLSTFTDSVGLVNGTAYYYKIFEYDSYVNYYNASDVWTGPLTPISPDAIAPTVNAGFAAKTPGNTLAVPITAGSFAGTDNVGGSGISGYLITTSATQPAAGDAGWTTSAPATFTVAAAGSYTLYPWVKDGGGNVSTVYATPVTVVVDMTAPTVGSFTVNTQTNSRNIPIGGITGTDVGTTVAAYLITSSSTQPAANAAGWSATAPATFLVAADGSYTLYPWVKDAAGNVSALSGLTRSVQVDTVAPTGLTAVFPADASTDQAMNTTLQSSAATDAGVGNVSYYFEINDGASYSTNSGWIASTSWAPAGLIAGTTYTWTVKARDGVGNQSSATPRTFTTAAACVRNDPTLTLLTPTGGVASTITVDGGTSVYNLKVVNNDYGGCGSTTFNLGVSDTDVGDVFDPPTLAVPSVTLAPGAQTTTTVTVKATVDHLGGAGKTRAFTAADASHAVVTTGDVQTTLNVVSCTKKTPLLIVGPDSGYLNRGGSMKYTVSIKNTDSGTGCTPVTYNLAIPSETNSTDFNASSFSAPSIVLNSGQIGSVTLTVSAKATAAKNVVNKTTVAASASLHGSPANVAVSSTVNNPMLHNSDSTSSAKWSANGGWGIPNARYGEFDCSTCHVQGGAATRNVNRIRETVAAPDASKGELPGAGQPINYRRTTGTSATQPVPGWDSGATPRASSQKICEVCHTYDATGANGTKAHPFATTATLGNHFGTDGRDCIDCHKHGKGFSVNGMGCTGCHGTETETITPDNRYVVAPPRNASGLTGTVSGAGNVSNDPKVGAHQTHLRGTIGFSNYSTVDYRCEACHGPIPTNFAHINSSSTPAFQGLATKNGAMSASYSGTKCNNTYCHNPAGTGGTLLAANVGTAVFPSWTSASYVAGGSKSVANCNVCHKVPGDTGFQPAGTHAGMNTNVTDCSGCHGHNGDATGTLAGRRHMDGVKWGVGNCDSCHGYGPGTWADKLERSGVAEGKGAHEKHIAYLVQRNNATLTATSDAFGSGTSWTAVCGVCHNGAAHDMGEAIPGTGRTISITPARNFGGTAVYNGIVGQSSQFKAKTCSNVDCHYKETPVWSSY; translated from the coding sequence ATGGGAAAAGTGATCGTTAAAAATATCAAGGGCATGGGGTGGGGCGCGAGAGCCTGCCTGGTCGCGTTGTTCACCATCTTGGCGACCGTGCTCTGCCTGCAGATGCGGGAAGCCAAAGACGCCCAGGCTGCGGTCGCGGTCCAGACCCAGTGGGCGATCCTGGGGACCGGGACCACCTCCACCCTGCCGACCATGACGCTCCCCAAGGGGGCGGGGAATAACCGCCTGCTGGTGGTGAAGGTGGTTGCCGAATACGGCTCGGCCATCACCACCTTCACCCCGACGGTCAGCTATGGCGGGCAGGCCCTGACCAAGATCGTGGCGACCGACACCTCGAGCCGCATGAAGGTCTGGTTCGGGTACCTGAACGAGGCGAAGATCGCGGCGGCTACGGGAACCACCCCGAGCATCACGGTCACCTGGAACTCGACCCCGTCGGCTGGCGTAGGCCTTTCCGCGGCCTTCTACTCAAACGTGAACCAGGCGACGCCAACCACCGGTTCCCGCGCCGTGGCCTCGGATACCTCCGCGACCACCCCGACCAGCGGCACCATAAACGTCACCGCAGGGGGCACGGCCATCTACGGCTCCAACCTGAACGGCGCCCTGGCAGCGAGCCTGCCGACCGGCTACACCGAGCACTTCGACACGCCCAACGGCAGCCTGTACCAAGACGCGGTCGGCTCCAAGCCGATCACTGCGAGCGGCACGGAAAACCCGCGCCCCACCTGGACCTCCGCACGCTACGGCTTCGCGGTGATCGGGCTTAACCCCGCCACCACGACCCTTGGCAACGGCACCGCAGGGAGTTCCGCCAACGTCGCTCCCGGGGCGGCGGCGCAGAAGCTGGACGGCTTCTCGCTGGTGACCGGCTCGGCCGCGACCACCGACTCGGTGACGGGCCTCACCGTCACCACCACCAACGGTTCGGCCATCGCCAGCCTCTCGATCCAGAACGAGGCGGGAACCACCACCTACTTCACCGCGGTCAACAACCCCGGCTCCGACACCTGGAACTTCAGCGGCGGCACACCGATCCCGGTGACCAACACCTCCGCGAACTACAAGATCGTCGCGACCTACAAGAGCCGCGCCGCTGGCGCGCCTGCCGGGCTTACCGCCACCACTGCCAGGGTGACCACCATCACCAGCGGCAACGTCTTTGCCGGAAGCGACACGGCCGACACCACGCTCACCCTCTCCAACGTGCATGCGCCCTCCACCTGGGGAAGCAACAGCGTCGGCAACGCGAGCGTCACCCTGAACTGGAGCTACGGCACCGCAGGGCAGAGCGTGATCATCGTCCGCTACACCGCGAGCAGCGACACGACGAAGCCTGTCGACGGCACCACCTACGCCACGGGTAACCCCCTGGGCAGCGGCACCGTGCGCTACGTGGGGAACCTCTCCACCTTCACCGACAGCGTCGGGCTCGTGAACGGGACCGCCTACTACTACAAGATCTTCGAATACGACAGCTACGTTAACTACTACAACGCGAGCGACGTCTGGACCGGACCTCTCACCCCGATCAGCCCCGACGCCATCGCGCCGACCGTGAACGCCGGCTTCGCAGCCAAAACACCGGGGAACACGCTCGCCGTCCCGATCACCGCAGGTTCCTTCGCCGGCACCGACAACGTGGGGGGAAGCGGCATCTCCGGCTACCTGATCACCACGAGCGCCACCCAGCCTGCCGCCGGCGACGCGGGGTGGACCACCTCCGCGCCTGCGACCTTCACCGTCGCAGCGGCGGGGAGCTACACCCTCTACCCCTGGGTCAAGGACGGCGGCGGGAACGTCTCGACCGTTTACGCCACCCCCGTAACCGTCGTGGTCGACATGACCGCGCCGACGGTAGGAAGCTTCACCGTCAACACCCAGACCAACAGCCGCAACATCCCCATCGGCGGGATCACCGGCACCGACGTCGGCACCACGGTCGCGGCCTACCTCATCACCAGCAGCAGCACCCAGCCCGCCGCCAACGCTGCCGGCTGGAGTGCCACGGCGCCTGCCACCTTCCTGGTCGCCGCTGACGGCAGCTACACCCTCTACCCGTGGGTCAAAGATGCCGCGGGGAACGTCTCCGCGCTCTCCGGGCTCACACGCTCCGTGCAGGTCGATACCGTCGCCCCGACTGGCCTTACGGCTGTTTTCCCCGCCGACGCCTCCACCGACCAGGCGATGAACACGACGCTGCAGTCGAGCGCCGCGACCGACGCCGGTGTCGGCAACGTCAGCTACTACTTCGAGATCAACGACGGCGCCTCGTACAGCACCAACAGCGGCTGGATCGCATCCACCTCCTGGGCCCCCGCCGGACTGATCGCCGGGACCACCTACACCTGGACCGTCAAGGCGCGCGACGGCGTGGGGAACCAGAGCTCCGCGACACCGAGGACCTTCACCACCGCCGCGGCCTGCGTGCGCAACGACCCGACCCTGACCCTGCTGACACCGACCGGCGGCGTAGCCTCCACCATCACCGTCGACGGCGGGACTTCGGTCTACAACCTCAAGGTGGTCAACAACGACTACGGCGGGTGCGGCTCCACCACCTTCAACCTCGGCGTGTCCGACACCGACGTCGGTGACGTCTTCGACCCGCCGACCCTCGCGGTTCCCTCGGTCACCCTCGCCCCGGGCGCGCAGACCACCACCACCGTGACCGTGAAGGCCACCGTGGACCACCTGGGCGGCGCCGGCAAAACTCGCGCCTTCACCGCGGCCGACGCGAGTCACGCGGTGGTCACCACGGGCGACGTGCAGACCACCCTCAACGTGGTGAGCTGCACCAAGAAGACCCCGCTCCTCATCGTGGGGCCGGATTCCGGATACCTGAACCGCGGCGGGAGCATGAAGTACACGGTCTCCATCAAGAACACCGACTCGGGGACCGGCTGCACCCCGGTCACCTACAACCTGGCGATCCCGTCGGAGACCAACAGCACGGACTTCAACGCCTCGTCGTTCAGCGCCCCGAGCATCGTCCTCAACTCCGGCCAGATCGGCTCGGTGACCCTCACCGTCTCCGCCAAGGCGACGGCGGCGAAGAACGTGGTCAACAAGACGACCGTGGCCGCCTCGGCGTCGCTCCACGGCTCGCCGGCGAACGTCGCGGTCTCCTCGACCGTGAACAACCCGATGCTGCACAACTCCGACAGCACCAGCTCCGCCAAGTGGAGCGCCAACGGCGGATGGGGGATCCCGAACGCCCGCTACGGCGAGTTCGACTGCTCCACCTGCCACGTGCAGGGTGGCGCGGCCACGAGGAACGTGAACCGCATCCGCGAAACGGTCGCCGCCCCCGACGCCAGCAAAGGGGAGCTCCCCGGCGCAGGGCAGCCGATCAACTACAGAAGGACGACGGGCACCAGCGCGACGCAGCCGGTACCGGGATGGGATTCCGGGGCAACCCCCAGGGCCTCCTCGCAAAAGATCTGCGAGGTCTGCCACACCTATGACGCCACCGGCGCCAACGGCACCAAGGCGCACCCCTTCGCCACCACGGCGACCTTGGGGAACCACTTCGGCACCGACGGCCGCGACTGCATCGACTGCCACAAGCACGGCAAGGGCTTCAGCGTGAACGGCATGGGGTGCACCGGGTGCCACGGCACCGAGACCGAGACCATCACCCCCGATAACCGCTACGTGGTGGCTCCGCCGAGAAACGCCTCGGGCCTTACCGGAACCGTTTCCGGCGCGGGTAACGTGAGCAACGATCCGAAGGTCGGCGCGCACCAGACCCACTTGAGGGGAACCATCGGCTTCAGCAACTACTCGACGGTCGATTACCGCTGCGAGGCCTGCCATGGTCCGATCCCGACCAACTTCGCACACATAAACTCCAGCTCCACCCCGGCGTTCCAGGGGCTGGCAACCAAAAACGGCGCCATGAGCGCGAGCTACAGCGGCACCAAGTGCAACAACACCTATTGCCACAACCCGGCAGGGACCGGCGGCACGCTTTTAGCGGCCAACGTCGGGACCGCGGTGTTCCCATCCTGGACCAGCGCAAGCTACGTCGCCGGCGGCTCCAAGTCGGTCGCCAACTGCAACGTCTGCCACAAGGTCCCGGGCGACACCGGCTTCCAGCCTGCCGGTACCCACGCGGGTATGAACACCAACGTCACCGACTGCTCCGGGTGCCACGGCCATAACGGCGATGCAACCGGCACCTTGGCCGGACGCAGGCACATGGACGGCGTCAAGTGGGGCGTCGGCAACTGCGACAGCTGCCACGGCTACGGCCCTGGAACCTGGGCGGACAAGCTGGAGCGCTCCGGCGTAGCAGAGGGGAAGGGGGCGCACGAGAAGCACATCGCCTACCTGGTGCAGCGTAACAACGCCACCCTGACCGCTACCAGCGATGCTTTCGGTTCAGGTACTTCGTGGACGGCGGTGTGCGGTGTGTGCCATAATGGCGCCGCTCACGACATGGGCGAGGCCATCCCCGGCACCGGGCGCACCATCTCCATCACGCCTGCCCGCAACTTCGGCGGGACCGCCGTGTACAACGGCATCGTGGGCCAGTCTTCGCAGTTCAAGGCCAAGACCTGCTCCAACGTCGATTGCCACTATAAAGAAACGCCAGTCTGGTCGTCGTACTAA
- the ccsA gene encoding cytochrome c biogenesis protein CcsA produces MKPELVCFWIAVGLYGVSTFSYIFGLIAKYDKLFLVGLLSALVGFIPHTASIALRWMAGGVEPFITISESLTFGIFVTILIFLIVQFTVKRVQLLGVLVMPISFVLLGWAGTLMKEVASSIAPALQSYWLWVHIVGAAVGFASVLIAAALGLMYLLKERNSGGIYDRLPELGAVDRLSYRFVAAGFIMYGLMIISGAYWSNSVKGNYWAWDPVEVWSLISWLMYGIYLHLRVTFGWRGSRLAWYSLIALVVMIVSYWGIPFGVETFHSGFRIEH; encoded by the coding sequence ATGAAACCCGAACTTGTCTGCTTTTGGATTGCCGTCGGCCTGTACGGCGTGAGCACATTCAGTTACATCTTCGGTCTCATAGCGAAGTACGACAAGCTCTTCCTTGTCGGCCTGCTCAGCGCCCTTGTCGGGTTCATCCCGCATACCGCCAGCATCGCCCTGCGCTGGATGGCTGGCGGGGTAGAGCCTTTCATCACCATCTCGGAGTCGCTCACCTTCGGGATCTTCGTGACGATCCTGATCTTCCTGATCGTTCAGTTCACCGTGAAAAGGGTGCAACTGCTGGGCGTGCTCGTCATGCCGATATCCTTTGTCCTCCTGGGCTGGGCCGGCACACTGATGAAGGAGGTGGCAAGCTCCATTGCACCCGCGCTGCAAAGCTACTGGCTCTGGGTCCACATCGTCGGCGCCGCGGTAGGTTTCGCCTCGGTGCTGATCGCCGCGGCGCTCGGGCTCATGTACCTGCTCAAGGAGAGGAACTCCGGCGGCATCTACGACAGGCTCCCGGAACTGGGCGCCGTGGACAGGCTCTCCTATCGCTTCGTCGCCGCCGGCTTCATCATGTACGGGCTCATGATCATCTCGGGCGCCTACTGGTCCAACTCGGTGAAAGGTAACTACTGGGCCTGGGATCCGGTCGAGGTCTGGTCCCTTATCTCCTGGCTGATGTACGGGATCTACCTGCACCTGAGGGTCACCTTCGGTTGGCGTGGCAGCAGGCTCGCGTGGTACTCGCTGATCGCCTTGGTGGTTATGATCGTGAGTTACTGGGGCATCCCCTTCGGCGTGGAGACATTCCACTCCGGGTTCAGGATAGAGCACTGA
- a CDS encoding cytochrome c biogenesis protein ResB produces MFLLVAILACCVTGVTVFREKRAWDLIFSTLWFNGLLVLLVINVACCFFGRIWHRKLTTISFGMILFHLSFVAMFGAIVYDSLFFFEGSMRLTEGETLVNSSLESYDTVRQGRFFKFSQLKGETTLVKMHTGYRVDGDDKRAAYEVEVGEPGAKKKSIVYIGHNLDYNGFKYLPEKEGYSTAVYLYDKGGANLYGAHVPLQSYRQKDKSFMYSTGEKESPGVFPFPQGAADPLFYLQVVYRPSPVTERGGEAYFQVWPYGKADTMPGDKPLASGKGAIGEKVAAGDYSLSVNEIRYWVGMNIRHNPAKPVILGSLWVGLAGMIITTFGRMKQGGRAGKGA; encoded by the coding sequence ATGTTCCTGCTTGTCGCCATCCTGGCCTGCTGCGTAACTGGTGTTACCGTTTTTCGCGAGAAGCGCGCCTGGGACCTGATCTTCAGCACGCTCTGGTTCAACGGCTTGCTGGTGCTGCTGGTGATCAACGTCGCCTGCTGCTTTTTCGGGAGGATCTGGCACCGAAAACTGACCACCATCTCCTTCGGCATGATCCTTTTTCACCTGAGTTTCGTGGCCATGTTCGGCGCCATAGTCTATGACAGCCTGTTCTTCTTTGAAGGCTCCATGCGGCTCACGGAAGGGGAAACGCTGGTCAACAGCTCTCTGGAAAGCTACGACACGGTGAGGCAAGGGCGCTTCTTCAAGTTCTCCCAGCTGAAGGGGGAGACGACCCTGGTCAAGATGCACACCGGGTACCGCGTCGATGGCGACGACAAAAGGGCTGCCTACGAAGTGGAGGTGGGAGAGCCTGGCGCCAAGAAGAAGTCGATCGTCTACATCGGACACAACCTGGACTACAACGGCTTCAAGTATCTACCTGAAAAGGAAGGGTACTCGACGGCGGTGTACCTCTACGACAAAGGGGGGGCTAACCTTTACGGAGCCCACGTGCCGCTGCAGAGCTACAGGCAGAAAGACAAGTCCTTCATGTACTCCACCGGCGAGAAGGAATCTCCAGGCGTCTTCCCCTTTCCCCAGGGCGCGGCCGATCCACTTTTCTACCTCCAGGTCGTCTACCGTCCGTCACCTGTGACGGAAAGGGGAGGGGAGGCTTACTTCCAGGTGTGGCCGTACGGCAAGGCAGACACCATGCCGGGCGACAAGCCGCTGGCGTCCGGGAAGGGCGCGATTGGCGAGAAAGTCGCAGCAGGAGATTATTCCCTATCCGTTAATGAAATTCGCTACTGGGTCGGCATGAACATCCGACATAACCCGGCCAAGCCGGTGATCCTCGGGAGCCTCTGGGTGGGGTTGGCCGGCATGATCATCACCACCTTCGGCAGGATGAAGCAGGGGGGGCGCGCCGGAAAGGGCGCCTGA